CCCGCAAGCTCTACGTCACCGAGAACGGCTCCGCCTTCCCCGACGTCGTACGATCCGACGGCACCGTCGAGGACCCCGAACGCCAGGACTACCTGGTCCGGCATCTGGCGGCCTGCGCCTCCGCGGCCCGCAAGGGCGCCCCGCTGGCCGGCTACTTCGCCTGGTCGCTGCTCGACAACTTCGAGTGGGCGTACGGCTACGACAAGCGCTTCGGCCTCGTCCACGTCGACTACCGGACCCAGGTCCGCACGATCAAGGACAGCGGACACCGGTACGCGGACATCGTGCGCGCCCACCGCGGCCGGGCGCGCCGGGCCGCCTGAGGCACACCGCCGACATGGGTGCCGGTCCGAGCCCCATGGGGCCCGGACCGGCACACGGTGGGTGGGTCAGGTGCGGTCACCGCCAGCCGTAGCCGCCGTAGCCGCCGTAGCCGCCGAAGCCGCCGTAGCCGCCGTAGCCGCCGTAGCCGCCGAAGCCGCCATAGCCGCCGTAGCCGCCGAAGCCGCCGTAGCCGCCGTAGCCGCCGAAGCCGCGGTTGAAGTTGACGAAAACGAAGTTGCCGCGGTCACGGAAGCCGCCGAAGCCGCAGTTGTTGTTCCACCAGTTGCCGCCCCAGTTGCCGCCCCAACCACCACGGAAGTTGCAGAACCCCCCGTTGTTCTGGATGGAGGTGTGCGCCGCCGTGGGGGTGCTCGCCGGAGTGCTCGCCATGGCGACACCGCTGCTCGCCGCGCCGGCCAGCACCATCGTGCCGGCGATCAGTGCGATCCTGCGTCGGACGATCGTCATCGTGTCTCTCCTTCGTCTGACGGGCGCGGAAGCGCTCGTTCATCCCGTTGCCATCAGCGTGCGGCAGACCCCCTGAGAGGAGGCTGAGAAAGACGGGGCATTCGGTCACCACCCGGAGTGACGCCGTCACCAGGCGTGCTGGGCGCGCGGCCCTGACCATGTCTTCATAGGGTGAGAAGAGAGGTCGGGCCATGCGAGTGCTGGTGATCGAGGACGAACGCGGGCTCGCCGCGGCGGTCGCCCACGGGCTCGCCGAGGAGGGCTTTGTCGCCGATGTGGCGTACGACGGCGTCGACGGGCTGTGGCGGGCCGTGAACGAGCCGTACGACGTGATCGTGCTGGACCTCATGCTGCCCGGCTTGTCCGGTTACGAGGTCCTCAAGCGGCTGCGGGCGGCCAGTGTGTGGACGCCCGTGCTCATCCTCACCGCCAAGGACGGCGAGTACGACGAGGCGGACGCCCTGGACCTCGGCGCCGACGACTACCTGAGCAAGCCGTTCTCGTACGTGGTGCTGGTCGCCCATCTGCGGGCGCTGCTGCGGCGCGGGGCGCCCGCCCGGCCCGCCGTGCTGGAGGCCGGCGACCTCGACCTGGATCCGGCGCGCCGCCGCTGTCACCGCGGGGGCCGGGAGATCACCCTGACGGCTCGCGAATTCACCCTCCTGGAGTTCCTGCTCCGGCATCCCGACGAGGTGGTCAGCAAGACGGACATCCTCGAACACGTCTGGGACGAGAACTTCGACGGCGACACCAACATCGTCGAGGTCTATATCGGCTATCTGCGGCGCAAGATCGACGCCCCGTTCGGCCGCCGGACGATCGAGACCGTCCGGGGCGCCGGCTACAGACTGCGCGGTACCGGGAGGTGAACCGGTGCGTATCCCCGCCCCCGCGTGCTGGGCCCGCCGCTCTCTGCGGCTCAGGCTGACGGCCGCGGCGGCCCTGATCATCGCGGTGGCACTGGTCGGCGCGTCCTGCCTGCTGGTCGTCTGGCTGCGCATGAGCCTGATCACCGGGCTGGACCAGACCGCGCTCCAGCGGGCCCAGGTCATCGCGGCGAGCGTCGACAACGGCACTCTCGCCCGCGTCCTTCCGGTCTCCGGCGGCGACACCGCCGTGCAGGTCGTCGGCGCGGGTGGCTCGGTGCGGTGCAGTTCGGCGAATCTGGCGGGGAAACCCGCGCTTTTCACCTTCCCCCCGACCCCCTCGGGCGCGACGCCGCAGGCCCACAGCGTGCGCGGCCTGCCCCTGAGCGGGGACGGCACCTGGCGCGCGCTGGCCATCTCCGCCGGTGGCAGGAGCGACCCGGTGACCGTGTATGTCGCCGTGCCCACCAAGGCCGTGAGTGACAACCTGGCCAAGCTCACCCTGGGCCTGGCCATCGCCGTGCCGCCGGCCGTCGCCCTGCTCACCGGCGTGGTCTGGCTGCTGACCGGACGCGCGCTTCGGCCCGTGGAGGCCCTGAGCGCCCAGACCGCCGAGATCACCGCCTGCGACCTGGGCCGCCGCCTGGACGTGCCGCCGGCCGACGACGCCCTGGGCCGGCTGGCGCGGACCCTCAACGACCTGCTCGCCCGGCTGGACGTCTCCCAGCAGCGACAGCGGCAGTTCGTCGCGGACGCGGCACACGAGCTGCGCAGCCCCCTCAGCAGCCTGCACACCCAGCTGGAGGTGGCGGTCCGGCACCCCGGCTCCGCGGACTGGCCCTCCCGCGGCCCCGCCCTGATCGAGGAGAGCGAACGGCTGTCCGGGCTCGTCGACGACCTCGTACGGATGGCCCGCCTCGACGCCCTGCCCCGGCTGCGCAAACGTCCCGTGGACCTGGACGAGGTCGTCTTCCAGGAAGTCCGCCACGCCCGCCGCCGCACCTCTCTCGTCATCGACCAGCACGCCGTGTGCGCGGCCCGTGTGTACGGCGACGGTGATGCCCTGGCCAGGGTCGTGCGCAATCTGCTGGACAACGCCATCCGGTACGCGGACGACCGGATCGTGGTGCGTCTGGGCGTCCGCGACGGCATCGCGTGCCTGGTCGTCGCCGACGACGGTCCCGGCATCCCGGTGGCCGACCGGAACCGCGTCTTCGACCGTTTCACCCGATTGGACGGGGCCCGCGCCCGGGACACCGGCGGAAGCGGTCTGGGGCTGGCGATCGTCCACGACCTGGTCCTCGCGCACCACGGGCACATCCACATCGAGGACAACGACCCCGGCGCCCGGATGGTGGTGCGCATACCGGCCACCGAGCTGTGACGGGTGAGCCGACTGCGCCGGTCGACTGCGCCCGCCCTCAGCCGGTGATGCCGCGCAGGACCTTCTCCGCGAGCTCCCGGCCGGCCGACCGCGCGATGCGGACTGTCACGGTTTCGTCGCAGTGTGATCCGTCCCTGCAACCCCCATGCCCCGCGGCTTGTCTACCTGGCAGGAAACGCGCCGCGTACGGGACGCGCGCCGAGCGCAAGTCCGTACAGAAGACGAAGGGTCCGCCATGGGGGACATACGCAGACGGGGAGCCGTCGCACTCGGGATCACCGCGCTGGTGACACCGCTCACGCTCGCGCTCGGCACCGCGCCCGCCGGTGCCGCGAGCTGCACCACGCAGACCGGCCCGTATCAGAAGCAGGTCGAGAAGTTCCTCGGCCGGCCGGTCGACGGCAGGCAGTCCAGCGCCGACTGCAAGGCGATCCAGGCCTTCCAGAACAAGCACGGCATCACCCCCGCCGTGGGCTACGCGGGCCCGGTGACCTGGGGCGTCATGGACCTCATGAACAAGCAGAAGGCCGTCGGGAACAAGCCCAACAAGGACGGGAAGTGCCCCGTCAACAAGGGCCGCATCGCCTGCGTCAACCTCACGCTCCAGCTCAGCTGGATCCAGGACGGCGACCGTCTCGTCTACGGCCCCGTCCCGGTCCGGACCGGCCGCAACGGCTACGAGACCCGCACCGGCCTGAAGAAGATCTACTGGCGGGACATCGACCATGTGTCGAGCGTGTACCACGTGCCCATGCCCTACAGCCAGTTCTTCGACGGCGGCCAGGCCTTCCACTCGGTCGGCCTCAGCATGTGGAATCCGCCGGGCTCGCACGGCTGCGTCAACATGACCAAGACCGACGCCAAGAAGTACTGGTCGCTGCTGAAGACCGGCGACGACGTGTTCGTCTACGGCCGCAAGCCCGGCACCTGACGTGTGTGCGGTCCGGCCGTCCTCGTGAACGGCCGGACCGCACAGGCGAGTTACGCGGGTGCGTCTCCGAAGTCCGGGATCTCCAGCCGGACCCCGCCCCTGAGCGCCGACTCGTGCGCGACGATCCCCGGTAGCGTGTAGCGGGCCGCGACCCACGCGTTCACGGACGGCAGGGTACGGGTGCCCACAGCGGTCACGAAGTCGTCCACCAGGAAGTGGTGGCTCCCCTCGTGCCCGTTGTGCAGGTTGTCGAACTCCCGCGGTAGCCGCGACCGGTCGTGCACCGGAGCCGAACCGGAGGTGAAGGCGGCCCGCAGCTCCGGCGCGATGTGCTGGAGCGACGGGTCGTCAGGGGACATCGTGGGCTTGGGCTCCAGCAGCTCGCTGATGTCCTTGACCCCCTTCTTGTCCTGCCACAGAGCCACGGTGGCGAGCTGCTCCATGCTCGCCTCGGTGCCGAAGAACCGGAAACGCGACTCCCTTATGTGCGAGGGGTAGCCGACCCGCCGGAACTCGTTCGTACGGAAGGAGCCGCCGCCCGCCACCTCGAACAGCGCGCTGGCGTTGGAGAAGTCGTTGCCGAACTGGCTGATCTCCTTGTCGAAGACCCCGTCCCCGCGGTCGTCGCGCACGCCGATCGCGGACACGCTCACCGCG
The Streptomyces sp. CGMCC 4.7035 DNA segment above includes these coding regions:
- a CDS encoding response regulator transcription factor, whose product is MRVLVIEDERGLAAAVAHGLAEEGFVADVAYDGVDGLWRAVNEPYDVIVLDLMLPGLSGYEVLKRLRAASVWTPVLILTAKDGEYDEADALDLGADDYLSKPFSYVVLVAHLRALLRRGAPARPAVLEAGDLDLDPARRRCHRGGREITLTAREFTLLEFLLRHPDEVVSKTDILEHVWDENFDGDTNIVEVYIGYLRRKIDAPFGRRTIETVRGAGYRLRGTGR
- a CDS encoding Gfo/Idh/MocA family protein, with amino-acid sequence MTFSLGIVGAGQFSGQFATLFQAHPGVGDVYVTDLLPERAEQLAAAQGLAGTFPSYEAMLESAAVDAVAIFTQRWTHGPLVVQALNAGKHVYSAVPMAISTEEIAAIIDAVKATGLTYMMGETSQYNPATVHARNQIAEGAFGRLFYAEGDYVHDMDLGFYEAYQYSGGENWKATASYPPLLYPTHSVGGVLGAWQTHAVSVSAIGVRDDRGDGVFDKEISQFGNDFSNASALFEVAGGGSFRTNEFRRVGYPSHIRESRFRFFGTEASMEQLATVALWQDKKGVKDISELLEPKPTMSPDDPSLQHIAPELRAAFTSGSAPVHDRSRLPREFDNLHNGHEGSHHFLVDDFVTAVGTRTLPSVNAWVAARYTLPGIVAHESALRGGVRLEIPDFGDAPA
- a CDS encoding sensor histidine kinase codes for the protein MRIPAPACWARRSLRLRLTAAAALIIAVALVGASCLLVVWLRMSLITGLDQTALQRAQVIAASVDNGTLARVLPVSGGDTAVQVVGAGGSVRCSSANLAGKPALFTFPPTPSGATPQAHSVRGLPLSGDGTWRALAISAGGRSDPVTVYVAVPTKAVSDNLAKLTLGLAIAVPPAVALLTGVVWLLTGRALRPVEALSAQTAEITACDLGRRLDVPPADDALGRLARTLNDLLARLDVSQQRQRQFVADAAHELRSPLSSLHTQLEVAVRHPGSADWPSRGPALIEESERLSGLVDDLVRMARLDALPRLRKRPVDLDEVVFQEVRHARRRTSLVIDQHAVCAARVYGDGDALARVVRNLLDNAIRYADDRIVVRLGVRDGIACLVVADDGPGIPVADRNRVFDRFTRLDGARARDTGGSGLGLAIVHDLVLAHHGHIHIEDNDPGARMVVRIPATEL
- a CDS encoding L,D-transpeptidase family protein; amino-acid sequence: MGDIRRRGAVALGITALVTPLTLALGTAPAGAASCTTQTGPYQKQVEKFLGRPVDGRQSSADCKAIQAFQNKHGITPAVGYAGPVTWGVMDLMNKQKAVGNKPNKDGKCPVNKGRIACVNLTLQLSWIQDGDRLVYGPVPVRTGRNGYETRTGLKKIYWRDIDHVSSVYHVPMPYSQFFDGGQAFHSVGLSMWNPPGSHGCVNMTKTDAKKYWSLLKTGDDVFVYGRKPGT